The Candidatus Campbellbacteria bacterium genomic sequence GACGGCAAGCCAACAGATAAGGAAAAGGAGCACTACGCATTCTTTAAAGACAAAAATATTGTTCTCTTTACCCTCGATTCAACAAGCGTTGAAAAACCTGGTTTTTCTCTCCCCGAATCAAAGGCACTTGGAACTATCGACACCATTCTTAAGGACGTGCCCGGACGACTCATCATTGGTACCTTTGCGTCTCAAGTTGAACGTGTCATTCAAATAATCAACATTGCGCAAAAGTATAACAAAATGATTGCTGTTGATGGCCGTTCAATGAAAACAAACCTTGAGATTGTTAAATTGCTCAAGCTTGTTAAATTCGACAACATCATTCCCATTGAAGAAATCGATAAGTACCCTGCAAATAAAATAGTTATTCTTGCAACTGGCGCGCAAGGCGAAGAATATTCTGTCTTTGATCGTATTGCCAACAAAACACACAAATATATTACACTCGCTAAATCGGACACTGTTATTTTCTCCTCATCTGTTATTCCTGGAAACGAACGTTCCATTACAAAATTAAAAGACAGCTTGTACCGACAAGAGGCACACATCATCACATACACCGACTCAGCCGTACACGCATCCGGACATGGAAACCGTGATGAGCTTGGATGGATTCATCAACAGATTAAGTACCGCTATTTTATGCCACTTCACGGGCATCACTTCATGCTCCGTATTCATGCAGAATTGGCAGAAACATTAGGAACACCAAAAGAAAATATCGTAATACCTGACAACGGGTCTATTATTGAAATCAGCGAACAAGGAACAAAAATAAACGTTCGAAAAGAGAAGGCACCATCTGGCTCAATTATGGTTGATGGTTTTTCAATTGGAGAACATCAAAAAGTAGTTATTCGAGACCGACAAACACTCGCAGAAGATGGCATCTTTGTTATTGTTGTCTCTGTAAACCCTCGTACAGGAAAACTACGAAAATCACCTGACATTATTTCGCGTGGTTTTGTGTATCTCAAAGAACAACAAGAACTCATCGCAGGTGCACGTACGCTTGTTACAAAAACAGTTGAAAAAACAACCCACGGCATGCAACCTATTAACTTTGATATCGTTAAAACCGTTGTAACCGATGACGTTCGACGTTTTCTCTTCCAAAAAACAGGAAAATCACCTATAGTTATTCCTGTTGTTATCGGAGTCTAACTACGCATCACTAATGAAACGCACGATACTCTTGAAGAATACATACCTCTTCACCTTTTTTCTTGGCCTTCACGCATTTCTCTTCCTCTATATCAATTCAAGCATTCTTGAACAATTTGTTTCTCAAAAACAAGTTGGAGTATTGTTTGCAATAAGCTCACTTTTTACCATTCCTATTCTTATATTCCTTCCTCACATACTAAAGAAATTCGGTGATGTACGCCTTACACTCGCAACACTCATACTTGAAGGTACTGCTCTTTTTTATTTAGTTAGCAGCACAAACATATATGTCGTTATCATGGCATTTTTTGCACACACTGTTTTGTTGCGCATCCTTCTTCTTGATACTGATGTATTACTTGAAAGCGCTTCGCGCGATGCAGCGACCGGAAAAACTCGTGGTATTTTTCTAACTATCCTCAACTCATCTCTGGTCCTCTCTCCTCTTCTCGTTGGAATACTTTTACAGCAGGGAAATACCTACATGCGCGTTTTTGTCGCTGCCCTATGCGCACTCGTCCCCGCTTTTCTCATACTGGCATTTTCTTTCAAGCATTTTTCAGACCCTCGATACACCCGCATTGCCCTCGTGCCAACCATTAAAAAAATGTGGAACACGCAAGCCTTACGTATTATTTTTATGTTAGATATGGTACTGCGCACCTTTTATGCAACCATGGTGATTTACATGGGTATGTACCTACACACAACGCTATCTCTCCCGTGGAGTAGCATTGGAATCATCTTTACAGTCATGCTTCTTCCCTTTGCACTTCTTGAGTTTCCTCTCGGCTATCTCGCCGACACACGCTTTGGAGAAAAGGAGATGCTTATTGCAGGCCTCATGATAACTGGAATTACAACAGTACTACTTCCATGGATAACAAGCACCAGTGTCATTGTGTGGAGTATCGCCCTTCTTATAACGCGTATTGGTGCAAGCACCATAGAAATAATGACCGAAACATACTTTTTCAAACACGTGCAAGGAAAAGATCTTGAAATGATGAGCTTATACCGCATTGTTGAACCCTGTGCGTATGTCGTAGCCCCTATCGGTGCCTCAATACTGCTATTTTTTATTGATACACAATATCTTTTTCTCGTTCTTGGAGCCATCGTACTCTGCGGGCTCGTTCCCGCGTATGCTCTTCACGATACAAAATAGCAATCATTTTTTAGCAAGGTACTTGATATGCTATACTTTTCACTCTATTAGAAAAACACACTACATATGGAACAACAAACAAAAAACGTCTCTATTTACTCAACACCAACATGCCATTTTTGTCACATGGCAAAAGATTTCTTTACTGAAAAAGGTATTACATTCACAGAATACAACGTTGCTGAAGACATGCAAAAACGTACTGAAATGGTTGATAAAACCGGGCAACTTGGAGTTCCTGTTATTTCTATTGTTACAACAACAATTCCTGAGGGGCAGGAGGGGCACGAGAATCTTATTATTGGTTTTGATGAAGGACGCCTTCGCAAGCTTCTTTCTATTGCATAATCAAGAAACCAAATATTCAATTAAACGTCCGACGTTTTATAAAAAATGGCCCTCATATGAGAGCCATTTTTTATTACTGAGCGGTATCGGTTGCAGTTGAAGTTTGAGTCGTTGGGCCACCTTCTGGATTTTCGAGTACCACAGGACCAACGTTAATAATGATGTCATTTTTTAAATCAAACAAAATAGCCCGTGAGATACTTGGATAGATAAGCAAGATATCACCATTTTTTGCATTTTGAAGAAACGGTACGCCTTGTGTAAGCGAAGCGTCTTCAACAATTCTAATATCTGGTGTTTCATTCGGTATTTTAATATGCTTACCAAGCATTGCAACAATACTTTGCACATCTTTTTCAGACAGCGACGTTGTTTGCACAGTATCAACACCAGGAATCTTTACACCGCTTCCCTTTTTTAAAAAAGAAACACCAATAAGAACAACTATAACAACGACAAGAATGATAAATATTTTTTTTCTCATACACATAATTAACGAACAATAATCTTTTTAACTTTTCTTTGGGGAGATCTCGGATCTTTTCTTCCCACTGGAGACACCACATGTGTCCCGCACACCTCTTTTCGTACACTTTGTTGAACGGGTGTCTCTGCATACTCTGCGTGCACACGTACCTTAGGATTTTGCAAAACACTACCATTCACAATATTATTAGCACCTTTTTGTCGTATACGACATGGTCGATGTGTTAAATACAATCCAACTAAACAACCAATACCTACACCGATGATACTAACAATGCATTGCACGAAAATTTGCACATCAAAAGTACGAAGGAATATTTCTTGCATATGTGTGCAGTATATCAAATAAGATTTTTTTAAAAAGCTGAAGCTGGCAATATTCTCGCAAGTGATTCTATTTTACCAGTAAATACAAGTGTCGGAAGACCAAAAAAACAATTTCGTTTTATATCTATTGCTGCACCACCAGAGTTTCCACGTTCTATTTTTGCTGAAGTGGTGAAGTAGTTTTCATCAAATCCTGAAATAATACCCTCAGTTGCAGTTATCGTTTCTTTTGCCCCAATGGCAGGATACCCAAGAATAAGAACGGCGTCACCAATACGTGGTTTATCAGCACATATCTGAGAAGGTTTCATAGACACGGTATTTTCAGCGATATATCCATATCCAAAATCAACATCTCTTGAGATCACTACATTTGAATCATCAATGACAACATGCGCATCACTACCAGAGGCTGACAATGTGCACCGTATCAACCGAGCGCCATCCATACTAAGAACATGCCCGCTCGTAATAAACCGTGTACCTAATGATGTACTTTCCAATAATGCCGATCCTTTGGAAGTTTCTATATCACCACTATCTGTTTTTCGGAACAAACACTCCGCACGATATACCACTGGACTCCATTGTGTTACCAAACTACTCACGTCAGTTGTTGTAACAATTTTTTCAATCTGTGTTTCTTGCGCATCCAAGTGGCCGGAAAGTGCGCCTAGTTTTTCTTTCAACAGAGCACTTTCTTTTATTTGGTCTTCGTCACGCAATGCACTAGACGTCTTCAGTGCCTCTGTGTCACCAGTAATATCCGACAAATGTTGCTCTAATACAGAAATACGCGCGCGAGTCTGTGCAACCTCTTCTTCAACATGGATACATGAGGTACGAATCTCACGCATGGCCACAAAAAATCCTACAATCAAAACCAGCAAAATACTTACTACAACACCAATCTGTACACCATGTTTTTTTATACTATACAATTTCATATATAAAAAACTACTTAAATACAACAGGGATCTCAAGTGCCATATCATTTTCAGATAACCCCGAAGGATTATCTTTTTTCAAAATCAGAGTACCATTTTTATCATACGCCGGTTTTGAAAACTCTATTGTACCTGTGAATGGCACGAACTCCTCTGTCATCCATTCACTCGTAGTGGCAAATCCCTCAGCAATTATTTTTCCATCCCAATCAACAAGAAGAACTGGAAATGAGCCTTCAAAAAACCATGTTCCCCGGGCACGACCAGAAATAGTGAGTGGCGATGCGATTTCAGTATGTATACGAGGAGATACTACGTATATCATATCTGGGATACTCGCACCAAGCGGATTTTCTATACTCTGATTGAATATATACCATCCGGCAAAAAACGAGAAAAAAAGGAAGCTGCCAACAAGAATACTTTTTTTCATACTATACAATTAAAAAAATAATGCGCGTACAGAATATCCAATAGTTGCAATTCCAATGCTGTGCATGACAAACAAAATAAGAAAAAGTTTTATTGGCGATACCTTGTTAATACCAATTAAAATAAGACCTAACTCATCAGGAAGCGGCGAAGAAATACATACTGCACCAAAAAAAAGTGATGTACGATGGAACAATTTTGTTTTCACTATTTTCTTAAAACCCCCGAAACGAGGCTGCCGTAATAAATTTTTTGTTTCCTCATCAAGGCTCTTGTGAATAACACGCAAAATAACACAATCACCAAGCGCCGCACCGAGTCCACCAATAAGTGCAACCTGCCAAACCGGCGTCACCCGCATAATCTCTCCCAACACGGCAATTGATGGAACTGCGGTAAAAAATGACGTGAAGAAAAAACCAGCAACAAAACTTCCTAAAAGTTGAAAATCACGAAGGTGTACCAAAAGAGTACCCACAACATCTGTTTGTACAATATACACAGCAACACAAACACTCACGACAATTCCAATAATTTTTAATACAATACGCATGACTATTTTCTTACAAAAAGATTTTCGGGTTTTTTATTTGCTCTTACCGCCTCTTTAATGAGGTTTGATGTTGTCGGCATCAACGGATTGAGCATACGACCAATGCGGTATACTCGTACGGCAAGTTCCGCAATAAGTGCCCTCCCTTTTTCTGGATCTGTTTTAATTATCTTAAATGGCTGTGTTTCTTGGATTGACACGTCACACTCAGTAATCTCAGCCCACACCATATCGCACGCGTCATTAAATCGATAGGTATCAAGTAATTCAAAATACGCACTAAAATCTTCCCATTCAGGAACCTGCACAGGAGCATCAAGATACTCTTCCGCCATTTTCATAACACGAGACACAAGATTTCCTAAGCCATTAGAGAGTCCTGCATTGTAGCTTTCAACAAAACGCTCCCGGGTAAAATCAGAATCTTCAAACGGGTGAATGTGGCGTAAAAAGAAATACCGAACAGCGTCTGTACCAAATTCGTCAACAAACGCAATTGGGTCTATTACATTTCCGAGTGATTTGCTTATTTTTTGTCCTCCACTTGTTATAAATCCGTGATACACAACAAGGTCGGTGGGCTTAATGTGTGCCGACATAAGCATTGCCTGCCACATGAGCGACTGAAAACGAACTTGATCCTTCCCCGCCATTTGAACCGTTGTTCCATCAATCCAAAACTTCTGGAAAGTGCCATCCGAATCTTCTGGCCATCCTAATGTTGAAATATAGTTAGTAAGAGCGTCAAACCATACATACATCACGTGTTCATCATCACCAGGAACTGGGACTCCCCACGACATCCGCTCTTTTCGTCGTGATATTGAAAAATCCTCAAGCCCCTCTCCAATCAACCGCTCTGCTTCTATCCGACGAACTGCAGGCACAATAGAATTTTTTGTAAGATACTCTCGAAGTGCGTCAGTATATTTTGAAAAACGAAAAAAATAATTTTCTTCGGATACACGTTCTGGTACTAAATTTGGGTGCAACGGACAACGCCCATCCACGAGATCTCGATCATTGAGATACCTCTCACACCCGACACAGTACAGTCCTTCAAAATTTTTTTTATAGATATCACCCCCCACCTCACAGCGACGCCATAATTCTTGAGCCGCAGATATATGGTGCGGATTGGTTGTTCGTACGAACGCATCAAACGAGAGGTTTAATTTTTCTTTTAGACTTTCAAAACGTTTCGCATAAAAATCAACATACGCCTGAACCTCTTTTCCCTCCTCTTTTGCTTTAGTAAATATTTTCTGCCCGTGCTCATCTGTTCCTGTATTAAAAAACACCTCATCGCCTTGTAACCGTCGTGATCGCGCATATGTATCTGCTTGAACAAACTCGAGAGCGTGCCCTACATGAGGATTGTCATTAACATACGGGAGTGTTGTGGTAATGTATGTTTTTTTCATACTGTGTCAGTATAGCAAAATAAGGTCTTTTTAGCATATACACCACGCCATCTTGACTAGAGAACTGAATCAACACATGATGGAAATAGATGATCTGCCAACAGCTACCCACATGGAGGAATACAATGAGATATTACTTTCGTTGTGCCACGTGTCCGGGGTGTGAGGTGACCAAAGAAGCATTTGACGGAGTACTTTTTGCAGTATATGCACACGAACCAGATGTGTGTGCACGACACCGTAACGAGCTACAGGTTGCGGAAAATGCTGTAGTAGATTTTTCAAGTACCTGCCCCATGTGTTCACGCAACGGAGGCCAGTCAGTGGTTACCATCACCATACAGCCGAAGCAGCTAAACTAAAACACGCGACGTACGGGAATATTCCGCACATCGCGTGTTTTTCATTTTTTAAAATACTTATGCCTCAGTTGTTACACCATCAAACTCTGGACCATCGGCAATAGCCTCTGCTTTTGTGTGACGTTCAACTCCATCCTTATGATGTGCTGGTGCGTAGATAGTATACAGCTTGAGCATATCCGTTGTTGATACGTTAACAACATTGTGTGTTGCTCCTGCCGGAACAATAACCGCATCTCCATCAGAAACACTGTACTCGGTTTCATTGATCACAACCTTTCCTTCACCTTTTTCAAAGCGAAAAAATTGATCATTTTCTTCATGCACCTCAGAACCTATTTCCTCCCCTGGAAGAAGTGACATAAGCACCAATTGACAGTGCTGTGCAGTGTAGAGCACTTTTCGAAAATTTTCATTTTCTAATGTGAGCTTCTCGATATTGTCTTTGTATCCTTTTTTCATATGTATTATTTATTTAAATACGTAACAGTAAATTGTAATGTTGTAGCAAAGCAAACCCATACAAGATACGGGATTTGTGCGTACGTAACCCATCGCATGTGTGGATATATAACCACCATCGCCCAAACAAGAGTGCCCAGAACAAAAAGGACATCAACACCTGCAAGAAGGTTATTTCGTAATCCAAACTGTATTGGGGTAAACGCAAGATTAAAAACTATATTGAGGAGAAATGGAAGAAGTACAAAAAATGAAATACGTCCTTTTGTAAAAAGATAGACCACATATCCAAATGAGAGTGCAATACCAATATACAGTACGCTCCACACAGGACCGAAAAGCCACGATGGCGGTGCCCATGTTGGCTTAATAAGTTCCTGATACCACGTATATGTTGGCATACAAAATTAACGCACAATTATTCTCCACCGAGTGCTTCCTTTACCCTCTTCACTAATTCTTCAATTTTTATGTTTGATTTAATAATGTATTCAAACACCTCTTGATCCATCGCCTTCGCAACACTATCAGTATCACTTAAGTTCGTTAGGATAATAACATGTGCACCAGCACCCCACGTATCTGCGCGCAGTTTCTGTAGCATCATTACACCATCCATAAGTGGCATGACAACATCAAGGAGAATTAGGTCTGGATGTTCTTGTAGTGCTACCTGCAATCCCTCTACACCATTTTTTGCAGGAAGTGTGTGAAATCCTTCACCTGCAAGTTTGTCACACAAAGCATTTCGCAACGGTGTTTCGTCTTCTACAACTAGGATGGTCTTTTTTGTTTCCATATTGGTTTACTAACGGGATTTATTGTACACAGCAACAAACCCATTGTCTAATGTCTCTATGCACTGCGCTGCTAGGGCCCTTTTATGGACTAATCCAACTTCTTTGACCCCTCTTTCTTTTTCATTCCATCTACAGATAATGCCACGTAAAACGTTGAACCTTTTTTCTCCTCTGAGATAAACCACACCTTCCCTCCTGATTCATCAATGATGGATTTGACCATATACAACCCGAGACCTGTTCCTTCAGTTTCAGATTCTCGTGCGTTAGTGGCACGGAAAAGTTTAGAGAAAATCTTATCCTGTTCACCGACAGGAATACCAATACCCGAATCAGTTACAGACACCACCAAACTATCCTCATCAAGAAACCTTTCCCCAAGTGCATCTCCTTTAGAGTGTGTGTCCACAACAATCGTAACTGTTCCTTTTGTGGACGTATACTTCACAGCATTTGATAACAGATTTTGAATAACCATTCTAAATAATTTTTGATCTGCCAAAAAAGGATTTGGAAGAGTGCCAAATGATGTTGAAACACTTAATTTTCGCTTCTTAATTTCAAAGCGCAATTCTCCTAACACACTTTGTATTAATCCAGCTACGTCTGTCGATGTTGGTTCAATAATAAATGTTCCCAAATCAAGACGAGATACATTAAGAAGCGCATTCACCAAATCAACCATGCGCTGATTACCTCGATACACCTCTTCCAAAAACTTTTTCTGTTCTTTTGTAATTTTTCCAGCATCACCTGAAAGCAACATCTCTGTGTACCAATTTATCGCCGAGAGTGGTGTACGAAGCTGATGAGAAGCCAGTGAAACGAATTCGGTTTTTGCTTTATCAATTTCCTTTTCTTTTGTTATATCACGCTCGAGGGCAACAAAATATACTATGTCACCTTGCTTGTTAAAAATTGGAGATATACTAATAACAGCTGTATATATTTCTCCGTTCTTTCTTTTATTTTCTATCTCGCCAATAAATGTCTTCTTCTGGACCTTAATCGTATTCCACAAATGTGCATAATACTCAGGTGGCATTGGTTTTTTCCACAATGTTCCAGCCTTTTTACCAATAGCTTCTTCTGGCGTATATCCTGTAATCTTCTCTAAAATCTTGTTACCATACACAACGGTACCTTCTGCGTCAGCAATAACAATTTGGTCTGATGCATTCTCTACTGCTTGTTTGAATTTTTCTAAATCATTTGCAAGAGCTTCAGATTGCCTCTTCTCTTTCTCAACATCCTCAAGAATATTAAGAATTGCCACTTTTTGATCATTTAAATCTTTTGCCTTTTTTCTTATTTCTTGTGTCTGTTCTTCAACCCTCGCACCCAAGTTTTCATATAAGTCCTTTAAATTCTTTGACATACCATTCAATGTTTTTGCAACATCCATAAGTTCATCATCTGTTTTCAAATCTATTGTTTTTGAAAAATCACCAGAAGAAATACCCTCGGCAAATTCTTTGAACCTCTTTAACGGAGAGAGTGCTGTAGAAAGTAACCAATAATTTATAGCCGTAGAAAGAACTATTCCAAACAACATAAACCCCAAGAGAATTGCCAGAATATGCAACACAGTATTATTCACAATACCTAATCTTATTTCAGTAACGAGATAAAAAGGTGAGTCCTCAATCTTATCAACATGAATAATCTCAGTGTCATTATCTTCTACATCAACCACCCTCATGATTAATGTCGAAGTTCCTGTTCGTAGAGCTTTTTGTACCTCACCATACTGAAGAGGTACGATTTCCGTGTTAAGAAACTTTTTTGATACTTGTAATTCTCTTTTTTCTTCAATAGTCAGAGTTCCCAAACTCTTCAAAAAACGCTCGGGTCTATTTGAGGCAATAACTACACCATACTTATCAACAAGCATGACCGTATTTATTCGTCCGATTTCACTCTCAACAATAGCGGAGTTAATTTCATCACCGGTGATCTTTACAACAAAAATACCGAGCACCTTTCCCTTTTCATCAAAAACAGGATGTGAGAAAAAATATCCAAATCTATTTGTCATTTTTCCAAGGAGAAGATCAACGGAGGGTCTTCCTGCCATACCTTCCGTATAATACACACGGAAACTATAATCTTGTCCAACAAAACTCGGATCAGTTGAAAGGAGCGCTATCCCTTTTGTATTAAGCAAATAAAGCGACAAATACTTAGGGTCTGTAGATGCGTAGTCGGAAAATATCTTTAATACTGCCAACCTCTTTTTTTCATCAGGATTTTGTAAGTATTCTTTTACATACTCCTGGGTGGCAATTGTTTTTACAAAAACTTCATTTTTATCCAATATTTGTCGACTCTCATGAACCTGTTCAGTAATAAGTTTATCGGTTTCTTTCAATTTTTCATTAACAAGCGTGTTTCCGAGATAAAAATAGACCCCAGCCGCTGTTAATATTGATAAAATAACCGCCGATACAAAAATCGAAAAGATAATCTTTGTTTTTAATTTCAATTTTTTAAACATGATGACACAGAATACTGAGAAGCTTTAGTAAGTGTACCATACCTGACGGCGCGTTCTACAATTTATATACGTAATTATTTTTATTTTAATTTTTCAAGTGTTATAAAAATAATTATTCTGCTTCTTGCCACGAAGAAATCGTGAGCGGATTAAATGCACTCGTGGTTATGGTGAGTTTGCGAGTAATGTCACCGACATTACCCCACCATCTTTTTTATAGTTTCAACAATAGTCACAATCGGCGTATCTGCTTTAACAAAAAATCCATTGGCACCAAGTTCACGCGCACGTTGTTCATCTTGTGGTTGACTGAGATTTGTCAACACAATAATTGGAGTTTGTATTTTTTTTTCTTTTATGACACTCAGAACTTGAAACCCGTCCATCTTGGGCATAACCAAATCACACACAATAAGTGCGAACCCACCTCTTTCTAAATCACCCACCGCGTCTTCCCCATTAGCTGCGCAATGCACATCAAAACCATACTTAGTTAGTTTAAGTTCAAGCGCATGAGCCAGTGGCTTTTCGTCCTCAATAATAAGAATTTTTTTCTTTGGATTAACCATATCCGAATTCCTTTAAAGGATATCACGGCATTACTACAATCCTGCTAAACGAATCACTCCATACATAATTCCAATACCCAGAACCGTTGCAAATGTTGTCCATTTTACGGGATGCGCGTGGTGACTTTCTGGAAGCAGGTCACTTGCGCCAATGTATAAAAAGAATCCAGAAAAAAGAGCGAGAAAAAGCGCAAGTGTTGTATCCTGCACCGAGAAAAAAAGTGTCGAGAGCACACCGAGAACGGGAGCACACGCATCAACGAATAACCATCGCAATGCCTGTTTTTTGTCTCCTCCATTTTTTAAAATAAAACCAACAGTATTTATTCCGTCTGAAAAATCGTGTGTTAAGACAGCTGCCGCAACAATCGCACCAACCACAGGTGATACTTGAAATGCCAAACCAATACCAACACCATCAAGAAAACTATGCAATGATAAACTTCCCGCTCCGACCTTTCCCCGCCCCTCATGTGCACAATGCTCGTCATGTCCGTGCACCAAAAATAATCTATCAAGTAATAAATACAGAACAAAACCAACTGCCATAACCGTTGTCATAAAAGAAGCCGAATACACTGCGCTTCCCAGTTCAATTGATTCTGGTATTAAATCAAAAAAAACAATAC encodes the following:
- a CDS encoding ZIP family metal transporter, with the protein product MIIIITIATFLATLLGGLFALRLKDRLHLILGFSAGAVIGIVFFDLIPESIELGSAVYSASFMTTVMAVGFVLYLLLDRLFLVHGHDEHCAHEGRGKVGAGSLSLHSFLDGVGIGLAFQVSPVVGAIVAAAVLTHDFSDGINTVGFILKNGGDKKQALRWLFVDACAPVLGVLSTLFFSVQDTTLALFLALFSGFFLYIGASDLLPESHHAHPVKWTTFATVLGIGIMYGVIRLAGL
- a CDS encoding response regulator; amino-acid sequence: MVNPKKKILIIEDEKPLAHALELKLTKYGFDVHCAANGEDAVGDLERGGFALIVCDLVMPKMDGFQVLSVIKEKKIQTPIIVLTNLSQPQDEQRARELGANGFFVKADTPIVTIVETIKKMVG